DNA sequence from the Acidobacteriota bacterium genome:
CACCCCATTGAATGCTGGTGATGGTGTTCGTCGAACTGTTCAGGATGATCCAGTTCGGCGCGGGCGCAATCGCGCCGGGCCGGAAGACGGCCAGGTCGCACTTGCCATCACCGTCATAGTCAGCAGGCACAGGGATGTCGTCCTGTTGCCCGTGGTTGACGATCATGTTTTGCCCGTCGCTGCTGCGCCGCACGAACCAGGTGCCGCTGCGGCGGAAGACGCCAATGTCCGTCTTGCCGTCGCCGTCGTAATCGCCCGGCGTCGGGATGTCGAAATACGGGAAATAGTTCGCGCCCCAGAATTGCAGGATGGCTTGTCCGTCGCTGCTCTTGCGGATGTACCAGATCGAATCGGCTCCGCGCCAGATGGCGTGATCGGCCTTGCCATCGCCATCGTAATCGCCCGGCACGATGTCGTCGAAGTACGGCGCATAACCCGCACCCCATTGCTGCGTGACAGTCGCGCTGTTGCCGCTGTTGAACACCGTCCAATTCGGCAAAGGCGGCGCGGCGGTGGGACTGAAGATGCTCAGATCGGTCTTGCCATCGCCGTCGAAATCGGCTTTGACGACGTTGGCCTTGACAGTCAAGCTGTAAGCCCGCGTGCCCATGCAGCCATTCACATCGGTCACTTTGACGGTGAAGGTGAAACTGCCGCCCGTCGTCGGCGTGCCAGTGAGCACACCGGTCGTGGCATTCAACGTCAAGCCATTGGGCAACGTGCCTGCGCTGACGCTCCAAGTGATCGTGCCCACGCCGCCAGTTTGGGTGAGTGGTTGATTGTAAGCCGTCCCCACCCGCCCTAACAGCAGCGTCGCGGGACTGATGACGATATTGCCGCACACGATCACGGTGTATTGGCGCGTGCCCATACAGCCGTTGGCGTCAGTCACTTTGACGGTGAAGGTGAAACTGCCCCCCGTCGTCGGCGTGCCAGCCAGCACACCGGTCGCGGCATTCAACGTCAAGCCATTCGGCAACGCCCCTGCGCTGACACTCCAAGTGACCGTGCCCGCGCCGCTCGTTTGGGTGAGAGGTTGGTTGTAAGCCGCCCCCACCTGCCCTGACGGCAGCGTCGCCGGATTGATGACGATATTGCCGCACACGATCACAATGTATTGGCGCGTGCCCATACAGCCGTTGGCGTCAGTCACTTTGACGGTGAAGGTGAATGAGCCGAAGCCGGTGGGCGTGCCCGCCAAGACGCCGGTCGCGCTGAGCGTCACGCCAGCCGGCAACGCACCCGCACTGATGCTCCAGGTGACCGGAGCCGCGCCGCCCGTTTGCGTGAGTGGCTGATTGTAGGGAGTGCCGGCCAAGCCCCCAGGCAGCGTTGGCGGATTGATGGTGATCGTCGGGCAATTGATGACCAGCGTGTATGACTGTTCTCCGAAACAACCTTGCTGGTTTTCAGCCCTGATGACGAAGTTGAATGACCCGGTTTGCGACGGCACACCGGCGAGTTTGCCATCCGGCGTTAAGGTCATTCCGTTGGGCAGCGTGCCGGTCACGGAGTAGGTGAACGGATCCAAACTGCTCGATGTCGAAAACTGCACCAGCGGATAGGACACGCCAATAATGCCCGGCTGGAGCGTCTGCGGCAGGACGTTAATCACCGGCGGGCAGAAGATGTTGCCGCTCGTCAGTGTGAATTCACCGATCCCGCTGCCGCGCAGCGCCAAGCCTGATTTGAATTCAATCGTGCCCGTTGCGCCTTCGGCCAGTACACGCAGTTGCGTGATGGGGTAAGACGTTCCGCCGATGCGGAAGGTCGCGCCCGCGTCGAAGTCCGAGGTGAAACATTCAAGCTGCCCCCCCAGCTTGCCGATCCTGCGCGGCCAGGCTGACGCATTGCCGACCGGCCCGGTGTGCATGGGCAGATCGAGCACTTGCGTATTGCCGTTGAAGATTTGAATGTGTTGCGTGGTCGAACCGATATTTGAGAAGTCCGCCGTGAACAGATAATCGGTGGCGGTCTTGGTGGCTTGCAGCTTGCCGAGCGATTGATTGAGCGTGCCGTTGCGCGAGCCGAAGGCTTCGGCTTGCAGGAACGCACCGACCGGAGCCGCACCCATCAAATCAATCGGATCAAGCCCGAAGTCGAAGCTGTCGGCCTTGCCCAAATCAACCATCACGCCATCCTGGCCGCTAGAGCCAATGTTGGCGATGGTGAGATTGCCGCCGAAAGCTTCAAAGGTGGCTTGGCCTAGAACTTTGTTCCAAAGCCCAAATACAGGTAGCTCTTCATTCATCAACGTGGTCTGCGAGATGCCTGCCGCAGTGCTCTCGACGGCTGTCCGGAACGAGAGAACCTTGGTCGGGTTCTGGGCATAGATGACAATCGCATCGTATTCCGTTGGCGTGAAGGTCCTGGCGTTTGGCAGTTTGATAGTCCATTTGGGGTCGGTCCCATGGACGGTACATGTCTTATCCCACCGCTCCGTGAGGGTCAGGATCGGTGGATTCGGGCCGTCTGGGAGGAAGTGGTAAACATCGCCGTTCGGGAACGTCCCGCTGAATACCTCAATGCCGTTGAGGAAAACCTCGACCTCATTCATGGTTGCCCCGAGCGGACTGGAGTCTAACGACACTTGATACACTGTGCCGCCATTTCGCGTCGCCACCTCATGTCGTTCGATCCACGCTGGCTGGTCTGGCACTCCATCCACTACGCCACGCATCCTCCATTGCTTGAACGCGCCCACCGGAGCCGTCGCAATATCAATACTGTGGATCGTGAAACCCAATCCCCCGGCCTCTCCCAAATCGATGCGCACACCATCCTGGCCGCTTGGGCCTATGTTGGAGACGACGAGATTGCCATTGGCGTCCTGGGCGAGTTGCGCTTGCCCCAACACATCGTGCGGCAAGCCAAAGAAGTGCGGCCGAGGCGGGCAAGTCCAGACACGCAGCTTGATGTAATCCACCGTCGTGTCGTCCTGGATCGCGATGTCAAGTAAGTGATGGGTGTTCAGGAGTGCGAGCAGATTGGTCTGCTGGGTTCCAGCAACCGGCAGATTGCTCAGATCGAAATTGTACGTAACAGGGACTTGTGGAGAATTCCACGGTGGGTTGAGCACGCTCATCTGTTGCCCCCAGGTAACAGATGTGTTGGGCGGGAAGATGAAGTTGATGGAATCGTTCGACGCAACACCTCCCGGTTGCATGCGAACTTCGAGTTCGGCTTTAACGATGTTGGCGGGCAAGCCTGTGAAAGAGTGCATCACCCATTTGTTAATTGTCGGATCATCGAAATTTTTGCGGGCGGGATTGCCGAACTGCGCCACTAACGCGGCACGCGGCGCGGGGGCCGCATCGGCAGGCAACGTGATATTGTCGAAGTTGTCCATATTGCCGGCGCGATAGGTGCGTGGCTTCGACGACATTGGACAGATCGTCAGCGGGTAGCTGCGCTCGAGCATACAGCCGCAGTTATCGGTGACTTTGATCGTCACCATGAAGCTGCCGCCCGCCGTCGGCGTCCCGCTAATGACGCCTGCCGCTGAGAGCGTCAAACCGGACGGCAAGACGCCGCCGCTCACGCTGAACGTATAGGGCGCACAACCGCCGGAGGCCGTCAGGTTCTGCGCGTAGTTCGCGCCCACCAAGCCGCTGGCGAGCGCCGCCGGATTCAAAGTGAGCGTGCAACCGACGATGACGATCTGATACTCGCGCAGGCCGAGACAGCCGTTCACATCCGCCACCGTCACGGTGAAGTTGTAGGTGCCCGGCGTGGTGGGCGTGCCGTGCAGCGTCCCATCGGCATCAACGCTCAGCCCTGGCGGCACGTTGCCACTCACCGCGAAAGTGTATGGCCCGGTGCCGCCCGACGCTGTAAGGTTCACCGACGGATACACCACGTTGGCTCCCCACATTGGATGAAGCAGCGTGGCCGGACTGATCGTGATCGCCGGTATCGGACAAGGCTGGCGGAAGCATTTGCCGCCGCTGCGCGCCTCGAAGATGGCGCGGATTTCGTCTTCACTGAGCGCGCGTTTGAAAAACTCCAGTTCATCAAGACAGCCGTTGAGATAGGTGTCGCTGAACGCCGGAGCGCGCCGTCCGATTTGCAGGGCGGCATTGTTGTTGATGTTGCCGATGCGCGGCGTAAAGCTCAGCACCAGGTTCCCGTCAACATACAATTTGCCAGCGGCGACGGGGCATCTCGTCACCGTCACGGCAATGAGGTGCCAGTCGCCGGACGCCACGTTGATAAACTGTGGTGACGGCGGCCCGGGCGCTACAAAGTTGGTGCAAGGGAAAGCCGTACCAGTGCCACACGTGCCACCTGGCGCGCTGCCGTCGGCCATTTGGAAACCGAGGCGGCCATCAACCAGGAAAAGGCTATAACCGACCGGCTGGTCTGAATTGGCGCGCTTATCGAGGATCGTTTGGACTCCGGCACTCGCGCTCGTCTTGACCCAGGTATCTATGGTTAATGGCCCATCGCTACCGGCAGCGCAATTGCTGGGGAAGTTAATCTCGGCCTGATCCGCGACTTCGACATAATCATTCACGCCATCGAAGCAGAGCGCGCCGCCGACTTTGCCCGCGCTTGGACTCGGCCCGTTGAGGTGCGTACCGGCGTTGTTGGCAAAGCCCCGGATGTCTTGCGCCGTCGTCCCGCTGGTTTCATCGAACGGCCACCAATCCACCATGCCGGCGGGCGGCGACACACACAAACAGCACACGATCGAGCCGCTCAACTCGACGCGCAAGCCGGTTTCAGTCGGCGTGGTACCACCGCCGACTCCACGATTGCGGACGCGAAAATCGAGCGTGTTCGCGCCCTTCACAAAACCGGTGGTGATGACGAATGGCTTGAAGGCCGCGAAATCAGCCGGGCCGGTGACCAAGCCGGTGCTCGTACCGTTGAGGAAGATTTCAGCCTCGTTGTCGGTCGCCCATTGGCCGGCGATGACGGCGGTGCCCAGCTCGCAACTCTCCGGCACATTGAAGGTCGTGCGATAGGTGTAGAACCCCACGGGGCTGTTGCTTATCGGACTGATATTCGGCCCGATCCATTGCGAGTTCGGGCCGTTGGGCAGCCAGGCACTCGGAATCTGACTCTGGCCGAGCACGATGGCATTGGGAAAGAGCGGGCTGGTGTTTTGCAAGACGTAATGCGGATCAACCTGACCCGGCGCCAGGATGCTCAGGCCATCGGCGCTATAGCTGGTGTTGAACAACGCCAAGGGTTGGCGCGCACACGGACAGACTGTTCTGGCAACCACCGCATCCGTGTTGCTCGCCGTCAGCGCAGTCGCGCCGAACGAGACTGTGCCGTTGAACCGGCCCGTCACCGCGATGCAGGCCGTCAGCGGATCAACCGAGATCGCCTGCCCTTCGTCGCCGCCGATGTTGCCCGTTTGCTGCACCCATTGAAAGACGCCGGTCGCGCTGTATTTGGCGATGAACAGATCGGAGCCGCCGCTGGCGAGTATCGTCGTCGCGCTGCCGAACGTGGACAGGCCCGCGAATTCGCCGGTGATATAGCAATTTCCGGCGTCATCGGCTTCGATGCCGCGCCCTTCGTCATTTGACGTACCGCCGCCGCGCTCGGCCCAGAGCACATTGCCCGCCGCATCGTATTTCGCCACGAAGATGTCAGAACCGCCGCTGCCGGTCAGCGTGATGCTGCCAAAAGTCCCGTTCGATCCCGACGACCCGCCGAAACGTCCGGTAACGTAACAACCGCCCTTGCCGTCCGCGCCGATGGCATACCCATCATCGCCGCTCGGGCTGCCCGCCTGCTTCGCCCATTGCAGCGTGCCTGCGGTGTCGTACTTGGCGGCGAAGATGTCATCCTGCCCCGCGCTGATCAGCGTGGTCGCGCCGAAGGTCGCCGCAAAGAGGAAACGCCCGCTCACGAACGCATTGCCCGCCGCGTCCGCCGCCACGTCCCAGCCCAGATCGTCACTGACGCCGCCGCCCTTCTGCGCCCATTGCGGAATGCCAGCGGCATTGAATTTGGCGATGAAGACATCCGCACCGCCATTGCTGGTCAGCGTCGTGCTGCCAACCGTCATCGTGCCGGTGAACTTGCCGGTCACGTAAGTGTTGCCCGCCGGATCAGCGCCAAGGCCCTGCGCAAAATCGTCTAAAGTGCCGCCGATCTTTTGCGCCCATTGGAAGGTGCCCGCAGTGTCGTATTTCACCACGAAACCGTCGCGCGCTCCGCCGCTCGTCAGTTGGACGCTGCCAAAGGTGGCCGTTCCGCTGAACCCGCCTGACACGTAAACATTGCCCACTGCATCCACGGCAATGTCGCTGCCGTCGTCGAATCCGCTGCCGCCGACGTTTCTGACCCACTGCGGCGCGCCCGCGCTGTTGTATTTGGCGATGAAGACGTCATCGCCACCGTTTGAAGTCACAGTCAGCGAGCCGAAGTTGGCCGTGAGGGAGAAATCGCCCGTGACATAAACGTTGCCCAGATGATCCTGCGCCACGCCGTTGCCGATCTCCGGATTACTGCCGCCGGCCTTCGCGGCCCACTGCCAATTCGGCGCCGCCGCCGTTGCCAAAGCCGCACCGACTTTGCCAGCAGTGCCAGACCCGGCGCCGGCCTTAAACGCCGCCGCCAAATTGCCCGGCTGCCAGCCTTTGATGAGCAGGGAGGCTGTCAACAGGCAAGCCACCGTGAGGGTCGAAGTGAAGAGTTTGCGTAAAGCTTGGGATTGCGTGAATGGCCGAAACATAATTTCCTCCGTGAATGAGTCAGGTTGTGGTTATTTGACTGAACTGTTGTTGCGCGGGTTGAACAGGCTCGCAGCATGATCGCGCCGCCAATTTTGCCGTTGAGCGTCCGGGCAGCGCACACAGCGCCACCAGCGCGCGCGCGGTTGGGTGAAGTCGTTGGCTCGCATAGCCAACCCCTCACTCAGCGTTGCGCGCCAAATGTTGCGAATTTGATTCGCTTGGTTAATTGAAGCCGCAGGCGGTGGGATAAACTCGGACACGCTGATGTTTGCTGTTGTCGAGTCCGCTCAAGTCACCATCACCCACGATAACTTTCGTGTTATTCGCGCTGCTATTGGTTTCACTGAGAGATGTTATTGCGCGGCGAAACATCACGCGGGCGAGTGTTATTTTTTTAGGCGGGAAGTTGAGGAAGGCTTGGCTGGACGGAATATCATGTATGTTGAGCACAAGCAGGCGAGCGTCAATAACTTGTGCGGAGAGGTTGTAGCAGCGTCCAGTTACTCCGGAAGCGGTTTTCAGTAAATTCTTTCAACTCGTATGGCGCTAAGCCAATGGCTTGGCGTTCGTAATTGAACAAACCATCAACTTTGGTAGGGTTCATTCGCCCCCAAGCGGCATCATCGGCGTGAATCAGTTCGTGTGCGAGCCAAAGTGCGGCAGGTGCAGTTTGCCAGCTTTCGGCTGTGCCGATTCGGAAGTAACTGGGGTTGAAATGAATTTGCGTATCAGAGCCAGCGCCGGTGCCGATCAAACAGCTCGCTTTGCCGTAAAGCTCCTTCCATTCCAGCTTCTGCCCAGAGGCGATGGCTGCGCTGAAATCATCGGGCACCGCGAGATTGT
Encoded proteins:
- a CDS encoding putative Ig domain-containing protein; this translates as MFRPFTQSQALRKLFTSTLTVACLLTASLLIKGWQPGNLAAAFKAGAGSGTAGKVGAALATAAAPNWQWAAKAGGSNPEIGNGVAQDHLGNVYVTGDFSLTANFGSLTVTSNGGDDVFIAKYNSAGAPQWVRNVGGSGFDDGSDIAVDAVGNVYVSGGFSGTATFGSVQLTSGGARDGFVVKYDTAGTFQWAQKIGGTLDDFAQGLGADPAGNTYVTGKFTGTMTVGSTTLTSNGGADVFIAKFNAAGIPQWAQKGGGVSDDLGWDVAADAAGNAFVSGRFLFAATFGATTLISAGQDDIFAAKYDTAGTLQWAKQAGSPSGDDGYAIGADGKGGCYVTGRFGGSSGSNGTFGSITLTGSGGSDIFVAKYDAAGNVLWAERGGGTSNDEGRGIEADDAGNCYITGEFAGLSTFGSATTILASGGSDLFIAKYSATGVFQWVQQTGNIGGDEGQAISVDPLTACIAVTGRFNGTVSFGATALTASNTDAVVARTVCPCARQPLALFNTSYSADGLSILAPGQVDPHYVLQNTSPLFPNAIVLGQSQIPSAWLPNGPNSQWIGPNISPISNSPVGFYTYRTTFNVPESCELGTAVIAGQWATDNEAEIFLNGTSTGLVTGPADFAAFKPFVITTGFVKGANTLDFRVRNRGVGGGTTPTETGLRVELSGSIVCCLCVSPPAGMVDWWPFDETSGTTAQDIRGFANNAGTHLNGPSPSAGKVGGALCFDGVNDYVEVADQAEINFPSNCAAGSDGPLTIDTWVKTSASAGVQTILDKRANSDQPVGYSLFLVDGRLGFQMADGSAPGGTCGTGTAFPCTNFVAPGPPSPQFINVASGDWHLIAVTVTRCPVAAGKLYVDGNLVLSFTPRIGNINNNAALQIGRRAPAFSDTYLNGCLDELEFFKRALSEDEIRAIFEARSGGKCFRQPCPIPAITISPATLLHPMWGANVVYPSVNLTASGGTGPYTFAVSGNVPPGLSVDADGTLHGTPTTPGTYNFTVTVADVNGCLGLREYQIVIVGCTLTLNPAALASGLVGANYAQNLTASGGCAPYTFSVSGGVLPSGLTLSAAGVISGTPTAGGSFMVTIKVTDNCGCMLERSYPLTICPMSSKPRTYRAGNMDNFDNITLPADAAPAPRAALVAQFGNPARKNFDDPTINKWVMHSFTGLPANIVKAELEVRMQPGGVASNDSINFIFPPNTSVTWGQQMSVLNPPWNSPQVPVTYNFDLSNLPVAGTQQTNLLALLNTHHLLDIAIQDDTTVDYIKLRVWTCPPRPHFFGLPHDVLGQAQLAQDANGNLVVSNIGPSGQDGVRIDLGEAGGLGFTIHSIDIATAPVGAFKQWRMRGVVDGVPDQPAWIERHEVATRNGGTVYQVSLDSSPLGATMNEVEVFLNGIEVFSGTFPNGDVYHFLPDGPNPPILTLTERWDKTCTVHGTDPKWTIKLPNARTFTPTEYDAIVIYAQNPTKVLSFRTAVESTAAGISQTTLMNEELPVFGLWNKVLGQATFEAFGGNLTIANIGSSGQDGVMVDLGKADSFDFGLDPIDLMGAAPVGAFLQAEAFGSRNGTLNQSLGKLQATKTATDYLFTADFSNIGSTTQHIQIFNGNTQVLDLPMHTGPVGNASAWPRRIGKLGGQLECFTSDFDAGATFRIGGTSYPITQLRVLAEGATGTIEFKSGLALRGSGIGEFTLTSGNIFCPPVINVLPQTLQPGIIGVSYPLVQFSTSSSLDPFTYSVTGTLPNGMTLTPDGKLAGVPSQTGSFNFVIRAENQQGCFGEQSYTLVINCPTITINPPTLPGGLAGTPYNQPLTQTGGAAPVTWSISAGALPAGVTLSATGVLAGTPTGFGSFTFTVKVTDANGCMGTRQYIVIVCGNIVINPATLPSGQVGAAYNQPLTQTSGAGTVTWSVSAGALPNGLTLNAATGVLAGTPTTGGSFTFTVKVTDANGCMGTRQYTVIVCGNIVISPATLLLGRVGTAYNQPLTQTGGVGTITWSVSAGTLPNGLTLNATTGVLTGTPTTGGSFTFTVKVTDVNGCMGTRAYSLTVKANVVKADFDGDGKTDLSIFSPTAAPPLPNWTVFNSGNSATVTQQWGAGYAPYFDDIVPGDYDGDGKADHAIWRGADSIWYIRKSSDGQAILQFWGANYFPYFDIPTPGDYDGDGKTDIGVFRRSGTWFVRRSSDGQNMIVNHGQQDDIPVPADYDGDGKCDLAVFRPGAIAPAPNWIILNSSTNTITSIQWGAGYAPYFDTPVPADYDGDGKVDLAIWRGADSIWYIRKSSDGQALLQYWGANYAPYFDIPAPGDYDGDGKADVAVWRRSGTWFIIRSSDGNFLIQGQGQSGDIPVPAYGVRR